gtttccatgtagttgagcagttttgattgagtttcttagtcctgagttctagtttgattgcactgtggtctgagagacagtttgttataatttctgttcttgtacatttgctgaggagtgctttacttccaattctgtggtcaattttggaataagtgcgatgtggtgctgagaagaatgtatattctgttgatttggggtggagagttctgtagatgtctattaggtctgcttggtgcagagttgagttcaattcctggatatccttgttaactttctgtctcgttgatctgtctaatgttgacagtggggtgttgaagtctcccattattattgtatgggagtctaagtctctttgtaagtctctaaggacttgctttatgaatctgggtgctcctgtattgggtgcatatatatttaggatagttagctcttcctgttgaattgatccctttaccattatgtaatggccttctttgtctcttttcatctttgatggtttaaagtctgttttatcagagactaggattgcaacttctgcttttttttattctccatttgcttggtagatcttcctccatccctttattttgagcctatgtgtgtctctgcatgtgagatgggtctcctgaatacagcaaactgatgggtcttgactctttatccaatttgccagtctgtgtcttttaattggaccatttagtccctttacatttaaggttaatattgttatgtgtgaacttgatcctgtcattatgatattagctggttattttgcttgttagttgatgcagtttcttcctaacatcGATGGTCTTtccattttggcatgtttttgcaatggctggtaccggttgttcctttccatgtttagtgcttccttcagggtctcttgtagggcaggcctggtagtgacaaacatctctaagcatttgcttgtctgtaaaggattttatttctccttcacttatgaaatttagtttggctggatatgaaattctgcgttgaaaattcttttctttaagaatgttgaatattggcccccactctcttctggcttgtagagtttctgccgagagatctgctgttagtctgatgggcttccctttgttggtaacccgacctttctctctggctgcccttaacatttttcccttcatttcaactttggtgaatctgacaattatgtgccttggagttgctcttctcaaggagtatctttgtggcgttctctgtatttcctgaatttgaatgttggcttgccttactaggttggggaagttctcctggatgatatcctgaagagtgttttccaacttggttccattttccccctcactttcaggcaccccaatcagacgtagatttggtcttttcacataatcccatacttcttgaaggctttgttcatttctttttcctcttttttctttagacttctcttctcgctttatttcattaatttgatcctcaatcactgatactctttcttccagttgatcgagtcagttaactgaagcttgtgtatttgtcacgtatttctcatgtcatggtttttatctctgtcagttcgtttatggccttctctgcattgattattctggttatccattcttccattcttttttcaagatttttagtttctttgcactgggtacgtaattcctcctttagctctgagaagtttgatggactgaagccttcttctctcaactcgtcaaagtcattctccgtccagctttgatccgttgctagcaatgagctgtgttcctttggagagggagatgtgctcttattttttgaatttccagcttttctgccctgctttttccccatctttgtggttttatcttcctttggtctttgatgatggtgacgtactgatggggttttggtgtgggtgtccttcctgtttgttagttttccttctaacagtcaggaccctcagctgtaggtctgttggagattgcttgaggtccactccagaccctgtttgcctgggtatcagcagcagaggctacagaagatagaatattgctgaacagcgagtgttgctgtctgattcttgctttggaagcttcgtctcaggggtgtatcctgccctgtgaggtgtggggtgtcggtctgcacctagtgggggatgtctcccagttaggctactcaggggtcagggacccacttgagcagacagtctgtctgttctcagatctcaacctccttgttgggagatccactgctctcttcaaagctgtcagacagggttctttgcatctgcagaggtttctgctgctttttgtttagctgtgccctgttccccagaggtggagtctacagagacaggcaggcctccttgagctgttgtgggctccacccagttcgagcttcccagcggctttgtttacctacttaagcctcagcaatggcgggcacccctcccccagcctcgctgctgccttgcagttagatggcagactgctgtgctagcaatgaaggaggctccgtgggcatgggaccctcccggccaggtgtgggatataatctcctggtgtgccctttgctaagacccttggtaaggtgcagtattggggtgggagctaagacccttggtaaggtgcagtattggggtgggagttacccgatcttccaggtgttgtgtgtctcaattcccctggctgggaaaagggattcccttcccccttgcacttcagctctcgctggtcaggctgcagcagctgaccagcactgattgtccggcactccctggtgagatgaacccagtaccttagttgaaaatgcagaaatcacccgtcttctgtgtcgctcgcgctgggagctggagactggagctgttcctattcagccatctttctCCGCcctccttgttttgttttaaaatgattccaactacctacttttttttttttgagatggagtctcactctgttgcccatgctggagtgcagtggcataatctcagcttactctaaactccacctcccaggttcaagcaattctactgcctcagcctcccaagtagctggaacaacaggcatgcgccaccatgcccaactaattttcacaattttagtagagatggggtttccgtatgttgaccaggctagtcccaaactcctgacatgaagtgatccacccatcttggcctcctaaagtgctgggattacaggcgtgagccactgcgcccggccttgatgTGCAGTACTCTGCTTCACATTTTGATGTGGGCTGGTGTGGTGTGGAAATCTATAAACTCAATGGCAATTATCACTTCTACTGCATCCCAGAGTGGAGTAATCACTGGATCATGAAAATTTAACATCCCGTGTTGGACTTGTTGCTTCCATTAACAGCAAGTGAAGTTATTTGAACTAAAttccagcatttttaaaaagctggatgcagccgggcgtggtggcttatgcatgtagtcccaataatttgggaggccgaagcgggtggatcacttcaagtcaggagttcgagactagcctggccaacatggcgaaaccctgtctctactaaaaatacaaaaattagccacgcgtgattgcaggagcctataatcccagctactcaggaggctgaggcaggagaatcgcttgaatccaggaggtggaggttacagtgaaccgagatcacgccactgcactccagcctaggcaaaagagtgagactctgtctcaaaacaaaacaaaacaaaacaaaactggatgcTTCTTCAATTCTTCACATGAATAAGGGACATGAAAAGACAGTgaaacaatagcaaagacatggaatcaacccaaatgcctatcagtgatagattgttaaacaaaatgtggtacatatacaccatggagtattacgcagtcataaaaaggagCGAGaccacgtcctttgcagggacatggatggagctagaaaccattatcctcagaaaactaacgcaggaacagaaaaccaaacaccgcatgttctcactcataagtgagagctcaacaatgagaacacatgggcacaggaagggaaacaacacacactggggcctgtggtgggggcaggaggagggagagcatcagaataaATAGCTAATGGATGTGGGGTtgaatacctaggtgatgggtagGTATCACCATGCAGCAAATCACATCGCTGCAATCACattgcagcaaatcaccatggcacacatttacctacgtaacaaacctgcacgtcctgcacatgtatcccagaacttaaaataaaataaattttaaaaaaaaagaaaagacagtgaaaaatcacaaaacaggattcaaataaaaacagaaacctaGAGATAAAACGAGCATAAACTATACCTTCTCTCTGAAGGCATTTCTCAAATCAGGAAAATTTGAAACTCTGTTTCAACGGTTTTGtgattgcaggaaaaaaaaaaaaaaggagggaaaatgaTAAAAAGCCCCTCCTTGCCTATGTGGAGCCCTCAAAGGGCTACATCTCTCagggtgagaaaaaaataaagcaaaacagcaTGTAAGTGTGATTTCAGCTTATATTTAAATTACTTGAGTGACCTTGGTCACCACAAGCCTAGAGCGTCATTGAACATGAACCTCAACCAGCTGTCATCCAAAGACTGCTCCCTAGAGAAAGCTGCCAtcttgtggctgggcgcagtggctcacgtctgttaatcccagcactttaacaggccaaggcaggtggatcactcgaggtcaggagttcgaggccagtctggccaacatggcgaaatcccgtctctcaaaaatacaaaaaaatatccgggtgtggtggtgggcgcctgtagtcccagctactcgggaggctgaggcaggaaaatgacgtgaacccgggaggcagaactcgcagtgagctgagatcataccactgcactccagcgagggtgacagagtgagactccatctccaaaaaaaaataaaataaaaatacaaaaattagccgggggtggtggcagtcacctgtaatcccagctacttgggaggctgaggcaggagaatcgcttgaacccaggagcggaggctgcagtgaaccgagatcgtgccactgcactccaacctgggcgacagagcaagactctgtctaaaaaagagagagagagagagagagagagagagagagagagagaaggctgcCTTCTTTAAATCCTAcgaatattatttcaaatatgcaaatatgGCAGCCAATACCAGGCAAAGATGACCAAAACACTGACCCCATGACAAAAATGACAGTCATTGTAATCGATACAGATACTTTCAATGATCAGACACACTGTAAACCAACCAGGCTTATTATTGTTTAATAAGGACAGTCATTTAAGAACAATGAAAACAGTGAAGAACCCTAAGGTGAGCAGAAAAACAATAACTGGATTAGGAGATGAGAATTGAGATCGCCAAGTGCGGATGTAGCACCGCTCTGGTTTTCCTCAGTGACTCAGAGCCTCAAACCTGCCCCATAGGTGCCTCCTCAACCCTGGTCCCTCTCCTGCTCAAACACCCACCATGGCTCCCTATCGCCCACAGGATACAGTCCCGACCTGGGCTCGGGGAGAACCAGCCCTCAGCACGGGTCACTGCGCTCACCCAGAGAGGCTTGGGTCAGAGACCAAGCCTTGGGTTAAGTGTCTTTTGGCTCAGAGACACTTGGGTTAAGTGTCTCTTGGCTCAGAGACACTCCGCCCCCTCCCAGCCAGGCCCTGGATCCCTGCAGTCCTCCAGCGCCCCCTGCTGGCTGGCTGTGGGACTCAGGCACAGATTGAGTCCCGGGAATCTGCAGAGGCCCGAGGGTGCGGGGGCTCTGAGACCTGAGAGTGGTGGGTCACTGCGGGTTCGCGCTCAGGCGCTCCATCCGTAGCCAAAGTCCGTCCTCCGCGCGCAGGATCACCTCCGACTTCCTGCGGGGCTCCGCGAGGTCCGGCAGGATGCGGAAGCGCAGCAGCGTGAGCGCCAGGACAACCTTCATCTCAGCCATGGCGAATGTCTGGCCGATGCAgttcctgggggaggaggtggggactCTGACGGTGCCCAGGACACCCATCCCGGCCCCATCGCGCCGGGAACCTAGCCTGGGACTCCCAACCCCACCCAGATCCGGTtgaggggcagagagagggacCCCGTGCCTGGGACCCCCATGTGGGCTTGCATATCCCCCGAGCTTGGCCTAGACTCCGGCCCCCAACACAGACCAGCAGACATAGGAGTGAGGAAGTCTGAGAACACACACTCCCTTTTCCTGGGATCTTATTCAAACCCTAGACTCCCTGAAACACGTGGCCCCACAAGTCAGACCTTGTCTCCACCTGTGGCACCCTCACCCCATGCCCACCTCAGAATCCCCTGAGCCTCACCTGGGCCCTGCCGAGAAGGGAATAAAAGCCAGAGGTGATCTCTTCTGGAGATTTTCTGGGTCGAAGCGAAAGGGGTCATAGACCTGGGGAGTGGGCGAGTTAGAGCTGTTGGGTGGGGGCCTCTCAGGACACCCAGCCACCCCCATATAAGACAGATgtgaagccgggcgcggtgactcacgcctgtaatcccagcactttgggaggctgaggggcgaatctcatgaggttgggagttcgagatgaacctaaccaacatggagaaaccccgtctctgctagaaatacaaaattagctgggcttggtggcgggcgcctgcaatcccagctactcaggaggctgaggcaggagaatcgcttgaacccgggaggcggaggttgcagtgagccgagatctctccattgcactccagcctgggcgacaagagcgaaacttcctctcaaaaaaaaaaacaaaacaaaacacagatgtGGGTGGAGTAGAGAGGGAGTATCTGCTTCCCCCGGACAAGATCTCTCCCCCGACCAAGCCCCAGGGATGGAGAAGGGGGAAGGGGTAGCACCTCAGGGTCCGGCCAGACTGAAGGGTTGTGATGGATCCCAAAGATGCTGACGGTGCAAGTGTTTCCTGTTGGGGAGGAGGTGCAGTCAGGACAAGGATCCCCACCACACGATGGGACCTCCACCCTGCCCAAACCCCTCCCCGCCTGCCCAACTGCGGGCACCTTTGGGGATGACCCGGCCATCCGGGAGTACCACGTCCTGGGTGCAGCAGCGCTGGATCCTGGAGACTGGGGAATGCAGCCGCAGGCTCTCCTTCAGACACATGGTCAGGAAGGGCAACTGCACCAGGTCATCCCTAAGGAAACATCCAACGATTATCCAGGGAGCAAACACAGCCCTCCTGCTGCCCAGAGAGACCCTCGCACCAACTTGTAACCGCCCGGTGGATTCACCTTGCTTGCTGCCTAGAaagagccgatttatcaagacgGGGTCTTTTCGCGAAAGGGCTAtattcaattttgtttcagactcaaaccatgaactgaatcccttcccaaagttagttcagcctatgcccaggaatgaataaGGACAGCTTAACGGTTAGAAGGAAGATGGAGTCGACTAGttctgatctctttcactgtcataatttcctcagttataatttttgcaaaggcggttcCAACCTCCCTCCGACCCTAAATCCAATAACAAAACGAATTCCAGAAGAATCAAGGATTTAAGCACGAGAAAACCAAAGTCACAAAAGTATTAGAAGAAAACTTGATATAGTACTTTCAGAAGCATttctaagcaaaaacaacacaTAGAGGGTCTCCTTAAAAGTGTTAAcctatttgcatttaaaaatgttaacctatttgtatttaaaaatgtttaaaattatataatgggGCCGGGTGccgtgacttacgcctgtaattctagcactttggaaggctgaggcgggttgattacttgaggccaagagttcaagaccaccctggccaacatagcaaaactccatctctattaacaatgaaaaaattagccaggtgttgtggcatgggcctgtaatcccagctactcaagaggctgaggcacaagaatcacctgaacctgggaggtggaggctacagggAGCGGAGACTATgccaggcactccagcctgggtgacacagcaagaccctgtctcaaatttataatataatataatataatataatatataatataaactaatATGCTAAAAAAGATGAGGGGAAAATCACCATAAAGATTATGAAATTGTTTTAATAAGATCCCCTCCATACTCTAGAATGAGATGGCTTAATATTATGAAGGTGtcctttctttctaaattaatCAACATATTCAAAGCAATACAATAAAAatctagctttttattttgtaggAACTTAACCATCTTGTTCTAATTGGAAGAATTAAAGTTCATCAAAACCTAGGTCAATTTAAGAATAAAAGATCCACCAGTCATggcggtgcgtgcctgtggtcccagctactgaggagactgacgTGTCAGGATcccttgcgcccaggagttcaaggctgcagtgagctgtgatcacaccaatgcactccagcctgggctatagagtgagatcccatctctcaatgaaaaaaagataaaattaaaatgaaagattgAAGAAGATAAATCCAATCTACTATGTATTATGATCTATTACAAAGGTAtagcataaaaatgaaataaaatactttccaaaagataaagcggctgggtgtggtggcacatgcttgtaatcccagcactttgggaggccgaggtgggctagCCACAAGGttaggacttcgagaccagcctggccaacatagtgaaaccccgtctctattaaaaatacaaaaattagctgggcatattggcggacgcctgtaatcccagctgcacagaaggctgaggcagtagagtatcatgaacccgggaggcagaggttacagtcagcggagatcatgccactgcactccagcctggaagacagagtgagactccatctcaaaaaaaaaaaaagaaaaagaaagaaagacagaaaataaaaaagaatgattttaatTGTAATACATAGTAAAGGCAAAAATCCCAGAACTTCTCCCTTGCTCCAGGCTGAGTACCAGGCCCTGAGTACCAGGCCCTGTTTCTGAGCTCTGCACCTATTCCCACTAGGCAGTAATAGCACAAGCACCAATAAGAccctctccctttcccacctGAATAACTAAACCAATGAGAGGGACTCAGAAACAGGACATGAGAACCTGCACACTCACCATTCAATCTCTTTAGGATCACggttcttcaggagctcttgcaccTCCTGTCGGCAGTGCTCCTGATATTTCGGGTGCCTCGCGAGGTTGTACAGGACCCAGGAGAGACCACTGGCCGTAGTGTCATGGCCTGAGGGGCAGCCAGGTAAGCTTGGGTCTCTGGGCTGCTTCAGCACCAAAGGGTGGACAGCGCCCATGCATTGAGGCCCTcaggaggaagtggggaaggaAGATGGGATGGGGTGATCCAGGGTCCACCCACCACATCCCTGGAATGGAGACACTCTTACCCCTAGTGACATCACACCCTGGGACCCTCACCCCCAAACATGAAGGTGTCAGCCTCTGCTCTTATGTCTTCATCTGACAACTCCTTTCCATTTTCATCCTGGAGACAAGACAAGACCTCTAAATCACACCAGCCATGAAGGCACCTCAGTCTAACCTAAAACAGTTCATGAAGATCCATATTCCAGGCAAGATTCCTCCCTTATCATCACTAGACCTGCCTAGCAGGACTCTTTCCTTGTATCTTGCCTCCTGTTTGTTCCTCCTAGGAAGTCTTCTCCAGAGTCACCTCTAAAATGTATCTTACTTGTCCCTCCTTTCCTCAAGcaccttccatggctccccagtgccctcTGGATCAAGTCCAAGTTCATGGATCTGACATTTCACATCAAGGTCCATTCTACTTCTGAAATTCAGATCCCAGAGAAGCCCACCTTGGCCAGCAAGAGCACATCAATGAAGTCCAAAGTCTTGGACTTAGCCTTGGCCTGCAGTAAGTCATCAACACCCTGGCTAGTGAGGGTGCGGCGCCGCTCCTGGATGATGGCATCTGTGAAGTTGTGCACTATGTCACAGGCCCTGCGGAAGCGTCGCCCATTGGGAGTGAGGAAGTACAAGAAGTCCGCCTGCAGGAACATGTGCTGGTTCCGTTTCACGATGAGGGCACTGAGCTCCAAGATGGCATCAATATATTCGCTGGGTTTCCTGCAGGGCCAGGCCAGGGAGACGAAGCAGCTTCTAAACACATATGAAAGCTTGGGAGCACCTTCTAGCCAGAATCCCAGGACCACATTCCAGGCAGAAAAGGGTGCCCTGCAAGCACACTTCACTCTCTACCTCCTACTCTCTGTGAGCTGCCTCCTGCCCCGGATCCCCAGGGCACAGCTTGGCCATCATGGGCATCTCCCCACCCTCTTACGAAACATCTGCCCCTCCCTATTCCTCCTTGGTTTCTCTCAAATCTGCCCCATTTTTTCCACCAACCTCTGGCCTCTTCCTCTCCACGGTCTCCTTGCTTCCTGTGTCTACATAACAGTCGATCATCCACAGAGTCAAACATCCAAGCTCAGCACTGACTGTGACCCTTATCTTCTTAAACGCCTCCCATGACTCCCTGGGAGCCTTGGATAAAGTTCATACCCCTTTGCATGACTTTTCAATATCCTTAAATTGTAGCTACTGCTGACCCCTGCAATCTCATTTCCAAGGTGTCCCCTTGATGGCTATTGCACGTGCTTCTGCTCATCCTAGCCTCCTTGCCATTACCCAAACAGTTCTACCTACCTGGAGAACTGATCTTTCTTGTCCCCTTCCCTGTACTTCCATGCTCAATTCTGACTCATTTTCTCCAAGAAGGCACTTCCAGATGCCCTGATCAGTCCTCTCTCCCCAACCTACTCCCATGGGTCCGTGGCCAAGATCTCAGGTCCTAGGGAAGAACTCACTCCTGACAATGGCTGTCAAAGCTGAAGGCGCATTTCTGCAGAATGTCCAAGGTCATCAGGCTGATGTGCTCAAACATGTCCAGACGGGCACTGCCCTCCAAGGCCAGGCGTTGCCATTTCACCTGGACCGAGAAGGGGACAGAGCCAGAACTGAGCCCTGGCTCCCCTGAGTCCCTTCCCATCCCCAACCTCCAGAATGGACTCCCTCAGAACCAACTTCTGCTCCTCTTCCCCAGGTACCCATCCCCAAGGAGGACCAAGCTTGTGAGGGACAGAAGCTGTTACTATTAGGACATGAAGGTCCAAGTCTGGGGGTCAGGTGACCTGGGTCCAAGTTCCAGCTCTGCTCCTTGCCTATGCACCCTTAGTCAACCCACTGTTCTCTTTAGGTCCCTCTGTCAAATCTTCAGTAAGAGTTAAGATGATCTGCTTTGGgttgggcacagcggctcacacctctaatcccaacactttggaaggtgagacaggcagatcatgaggtcaggagatcgaaaccatcctggccaacatggtgaaatcccatctcaactaaaaaatacaaaaactagctgggtgtgatggcaggcacctgtaatcccagctactcaggaggctgacgcaagggaatcacttgaacccaggaagcggaggttgcagtgagccgagatgatgccactgcactccagcctgatgcagagtaagactccatctcaaaaaaaaaatgatctgctTTGGTGCCAGATAACCAGGTTAGAACCCCTTCTCCACCACTTTTAGCTCACTTCCTAACTGTAAACTTAGGCAAGCTCCCTAATCTCTCTGACTgacagtttcttcatccataatgTGGCAATTATGAGCAtctctacctcatagggttgtgaaTATTAAATTAGACAACATAGATCATGGAATTGGCGTATAGTTTCTggtatacagtaagtg
The sequence above is drawn from the Macaca thibetana thibetana isolate TM-01 chromosome 19, ASM2454274v1, whole genome shotgun sequence genome and encodes:
- the LOC126942268 gene encoding cytochrome P450 4F3-like isoform X2, which produces MLTLSLSWLGLGSVAASPWLLLLLVGASWLLARVLAWTYAFYDNCRRLRCFQQPPKRNWFWGHLSIVSGNEEDMRLIEDLGHHFHDVQLWWLGPFHPALHLVHPTFAAPVLQASVAVAPKDTISYSPLKFWLGDGLLISAGDKWRWHRHLLTPAFHFKILKPYVKIFNDSANIMHVKWQRLALEGSARLDMFEHISLMTLDILQKCAFSFDSHCQEKPSEYIDAILELSALIVKRNQHMFLQADFLYFLTPNGRRFRRACDIVHNFTDAIIQERRRTLTSQGVDDLLQAKAKSKTLDFIDVLLLAKDENGKELSDEDIRAEADTFMFGGHDTTASGLSWVLYNLARHPKYQEHCRQEVQELLKNRDPKEIEWDDLVQLPFLTMCLKESLRLHSPVSRIQRCCTQDVVLPDGRVIPKGNTCTVSIFGIHHNPSVWPDPEVYDPFRFDPENLQKRSPLAFIPFSAGPRNCIGQTFAMAEMKVVLALTLLRFRILPDLAEPRRKSEVILRAEDGLWLRMERLSANPQ
- the LOC126942268 gene encoding cytochrome P450 4F3-like isoform X1, with product MLTLSLSWLGLGSVAASPWLLLLLVGASWLLARVLAWTYAFYDNCRRLRCFQQPPKRNWFWGHLSIMQGNEEDMRLIEDLGHHFHDVQLWWLGPFHPALHLVHPTFAAPVLQASVAVAPKDTISYSPLKFWLGDGLLISAGDKWRWHRHLLTPAFHFKILKPYVKIFNDSANIMHVKWQRLALEGSARLDMFEHISLMTLDILQKCAFSFDSHCQEKPSEYIDAILELSALIVKRNQHMFLQADFLYFLTPNGRRFRRACDIVHNFTDAIIQERRRTLTSQGVDDLLQAKAKSKTLDFIDVLLLAKDENGKELSDEDIRAEADTFMFGGHDTTASGLSWVLYNLARHPKYQEHCRQEVQELLKNRDPKEIEWDDLVQLPFLTMCLKESLRLHSPVSRIQRCCTQDVVLPDGRVIPKGNTCTVSIFGIHHNPSVWPDPEVYDPFRFDPENLQKRSPLAFIPFSAGPRNCIGQTFAMAEMKVVLALTLLRFRILPDLAEPRRKSEVILRAEDGLWLRMERLSANPQ